In the genome of Sphingomonas naphthae, one region contains:
- a CDS encoding DUF2158 domain-containing protein, with translation MTAAIEEGAKVRMRSGGPVMMVTSVGRSGWGGDGPIHAYVTWFNEKNEVKTDSFPLTILEIVP, from the coding sequence ATGACGGCTGCGATTGAAGAGGGTGCCAAGGTTCGGATGAGGTCGGGCGGGCCGGTGATGATGGTGACATCGGTGGGAAGAAGCGGCTGGGGTGGCGATGGCCCGATCCACGCCTACGTTACCTGGTTCAACGAAAAGAATGAGGTGAAGACCGATAGCTTCCCGCTCACCATTCTCGAAATCGTGCCGTAG
- a CDS encoding terminase large subunit, with protein MQTRPNVPTWSTACPDWRKRLKARRSLIPFDPLFPDVADAKMALFTSLRLMDVTGQPTIGESCDTWLLDFVRAVFGAYDAATGHQLIREFLLLVSKKNTKSTIAAGLMVTELAMGWRDEDENLILAPTKEVADNSFKPAAAMIRADADLSDLLHIQDHMKLITNRTTKATLKVVAADSATVSGKKASRVLVDELWLFGKKATADSMLKEATGGQVSRPEGYTLFLTTQSDEPPKGVFKKKLAEYRDIRDGKIIRPHKLPVLYEFPSEMLKAGDHLDPANFYYTNPNLGRSVSQDWLEEQFTDAQAADMAERQVFFAKHLNVEIGVGLHHDAWAGAPHWAKATVSPEVWDGSLAHFLEIVEVAVAGIDGGGLDDLLGLTLLGRLRSDPRIWLSWSHAWAQLDVWERRKDIVSALDGFIADGDLTKCDDPTADLRGVADILQQVLEAGLFPGAFAIGLDPHGVAALIDELVARGFTDKHLNAVAQGFRLNSAVIGSERKLKDGTLRHARQRLMDWCVGNAKVEQRGNAVLITKQIAGKAKIDPLIALFNAVMLMSRNPEAAGGGVDDFIAQMKAA; from the coding sequence ATGCAGACGCGGCCTAACGTGCCCACATGGTCGACCGCTTGCCCGGATTGGCGCAAGCGGCTGAAGGCTCGCCGATCGCTGATCCCGTTCGACCCGCTGTTCCCGGATGTGGCCGACGCCAAGATGGCGCTGTTCACGTCGCTCCGGCTGATGGACGTGACCGGGCAGCCCACGATCGGGGAATCGTGCGACACCTGGCTCCTCGACTTCGTGCGGGCAGTGTTTGGCGCATACGATGCGGCTACCGGCCACCAGCTGATCCGCGAGTTCCTGCTGCTCGTGTCGAAGAAGAACACCAAGTCGACGATCGCGGCCGGCCTGATGGTGACCGAACTGGCGATGGGCTGGCGGGACGAGGATGAAAATCTGATCCTCGCGCCGACGAAGGAGGTAGCGGACAACAGCTTCAAGCCCGCCGCCGCGATGATCCGCGCCGACGCAGACCTGAGTGACCTTCTGCACATTCAGGATCACATGAAGCTCATCACCAACCGCACGACCAAAGCCACGCTGAAGGTGGTTGCGGCCGATAGCGCGACGGTCTCGGGAAAGAAGGCCAGCCGCGTTCTGGTCGACGAGCTATGGCTGTTCGGGAAGAAGGCCACCGCCGATTCCATGCTGAAGGAGGCGACAGGCGGGCAGGTTTCGCGGCCCGAAGGCTACACCCTGTTCCTGACCACCCAGTCGGACGAGCCGCCGAAGGGCGTGTTCAAGAAGAAGCTCGCCGAATATCGCGACATCCGCGACGGCAAGATCATCCGGCCACACAAGCTGCCGGTGCTGTACGAGTTCCCGAGCGAGATGTTGAAGGCGGGCGACCACCTCGACCCGGCGAACTTCTATTACACGAACCCCAACCTTGGCCGATCGGTCAGCCAGGATTGGCTGGAGGAGCAATTCACCGACGCCCAGGCCGCCGACATGGCTGAGCGGCAGGTGTTCTTCGCCAAGCATTTGAATGTCGAGATTGGCGTCGGCCTGCATCACGACGCGTGGGCTGGTGCCCCGCATTGGGCGAAGGCGACTGTCTCGCCCGAGGTATGGGACGGCTCGCTCGCGCATTTCCTCGAGATCGTCGAGGTGGCGGTCGCTGGCATCGACGGCGGCGGCCTGGACGATCTTCTCGGCCTCACGCTGTTGGGCCGCCTTCGTTCGGACCCGCGCATCTGGCTTTCGTGGTCGCATGCCTGGGCACAGCTGGACGTGTGGGAGCGGCGCAAGGACATCGTCTCCGCACTCGACGGCTTCATTGCCGACGGCGACCTGACCAAATGCGACGACCCCACCGCTGACCTGCGGGGCGTCGCCGACATTCTGCAACAGGTTTTGGAAGCGGGGCTGTTCCCTGGCGCCTTCGCCATCGGTCTCGACCCTCATGGCGTGGCCGCTCTGATCGACGAGTTGGTGGCCCGAGGCTTCACCGACAAACACCTCAACGCCGTCGCGCAGGGCTTTCGGCTGAATAGCGCCGTCATCGGCAGCGAGCGAAAGCTCAAGGATGGAACGCTTCGCCATGCCCGCCAGCGCCTCATGGATTGGTGCGTCGGCAATGCGAAGGTCGAGCAGAGAGGCAACGCCGTGCTCATCACCAAACAGATCGCCGGCAAGGCCAAGATCGATCCGCTGATCGCTCTCTTCAATGCCGTCATGCTCATGAGCCGCAACCCGGAAGCGGCCGGCGGCGGCGTCGACGACTTCATCGCTCAGATGAAGGCGGCCTGA
- a CDS encoding phage portal protein: MGIGTWVGSALRYFGTGSGESGKLSGAAEDEPTRIKIKYGSQIDTGGEVVNQRSTLGLSTAWACVTLKSELCGAMGVGVFEKKAGGRIARPDHWLSDLVHEEPNRDQTPTEFWAAMVACIDLWGNGYAEKETLGKRTTALTPLAPQLVTCRRSRDTGEREYVYLDRGKAEVMPAEKVLHLRGMTLGGDVGLSAIEYGRRTIGGANAANRVAASTFASGLQLAGFMETGSTKLSPDQRADLIEIFDSFTGQAMRGRIVPLEKDFKFQALKMNPAEVELLASRGWDVEELCRWFGMLPMLIGHAAKGQTMWGSGIEQLLLGWQTLRLNPLLRKIEQSIKLQLLPREERKTIYPEFNREAMLAADSAARAALYSAFGQNGVMTRGEMRSRENLPTMDGDDFLTVQSNLIKLADLGKAPSAEQGARSALMNMLFGGDVEAVIDARVKAAMIGHNGGPKLED; encoded by the coding sequence ATGGGGATCGGCACGTGGGTCGGTTCGGCCCTGCGCTATTTCGGGACCGGCAGCGGCGAGAGCGGCAAGCTGTCGGGTGCGGCGGAAGATGAGCCCACCCGGATCAAGATCAAGTACGGCAGCCAGATCGACACCGGCGGCGAGGTCGTCAACCAGCGCAGCACGTTGGGACTATCCACCGCCTGGGCGTGCGTGACGCTCAAGTCCGAACTGTGCGGCGCGATGGGCGTGGGCGTGTTCGAGAAGAAGGCCGGCGGTCGCATCGCCCGGCCAGATCACTGGCTTTCGGATCTGGTCCACGAGGAACCGAACCGCGATCAGACGCCCACGGAGTTCTGGGCGGCGATGGTCGCCTGCATCGACCTGTGGGGCAATGGCTACGCCGAAAAGGAAACGCTGGGGAAGCGCACCACGGCGCTGACACCGCTCGCGCCGCAGCTGGTCACCTGCCGCCGCAGTCGGGACACCGGGGAACGGGAGTATGTCTATCTCGATCGCGGCAAGGCCGAGGTCATGCCGGCGGAGAAGGTGCTGCATCTTCGCGGGATGACGCTCGGAGGCGATGTCGGCCTCTCCGCGATCGAATATGGCCGCCGCACGATCGGCGGCGCCAATGCCGCCAACCGCGTTGCCGCGTCCACCTTCGCCTCCGGTCTGCAACTGGCCGGCTTCATGGAGACGGGATCGACCAAGCTCTCCCCCGATCAGCGGGCCGACCTGATCGAGATTTTCGACAGCTTCACAGGGCAGGCGATGCGCGGCCGAATCGTGCCGCTTGAGAAAGACTTCAAGTTCCAGGCGCTGAAGATGAACCCGGCCGAGGTCGAGTTGCTCGCGTCACGAGGCTGGGATGTCGAGGAACTGTGTCGCTGGTTCGGCATGTTGCCGATGCTGATTGGCCACGCGGCCAAGGGGCAGACGATGTGGGGCAGCGGCATCGAGCAGCTTCTGCTCGGCTGGCAAACCCTGCGGCTCAACCCCCTCCTCCGCAAGATCGAGCAGTCGATCAAGCTCCAGCTCCTGCCCCGCGAAGAGCGCAAGACGATCTACCCCGAGTTCAACCGCGAAGCGATGCTCGCCGCTGACAGCGCCGCGCGGGCGGCGCTCTACAGCGCGTTCGGACAGAACGGCGTGATGACGCGCGGCGAGATGCGCAGCCGGGAAAACCTGCCGACCATGGACGGCGACGACTTCCTGACCGTGCAGTCCAACCTCATCAAGTTGGCCGACCTCGGCAAGGCGCCCAGCGCCGAGCAGGGCGCGCGGTCGGCGCTCATGAACATGCTCTTCGGCGGCGATGTGGAAGCCGTGATCGATGCCCGCGTGAAGGCCGCGATGATTGGCCACAACGGCGGCCCGAAGCTGGAGGACTGA
- a CDS encoding HK97 family phage prohead protease: MATTAARSWRTDMAMISSFGRKHSGALKVRDFDLTTKSVGDDGTFDGYGSVWDVVDSYQEVVARGAFTESLAELKAKGRPVPVLWQHNARQPIGAWTDLIEDDHGLAGKGELLIDEVALAKEAHALMKRRIVTGLSIGYWVRESSYDEKTGIRTLTKLDLVEISLVTFPANDDARVEAVKFKLAHGELPTDREMEKYLREAGFSKTRAAGLVSHGLAELRRRESDRETTITPALKSLSDTLASFKL, encoded by the coding sequence TTGGCCACAACGGCGGCCCGAAGCTGGAGGACTGACATGGCAATGATTTCGAGCTTCGGTCGCAAGCACAGCGGCGCTCTCAAGGTCCGCGACTTCGACCTGACCACCAAGTCGGTCGGCGATGACGGCACGTTCGACGGCTATGGCTCGGTCTGGGATGTCGTCGACAGCTATCAGGAGGTCGTGGCACGCGGCGCCTTCACGGAGAGCCTCGCGGAATTGAAGGCCAAGGGCCGCCCGGTGCCGGTGTTGTGGCAGCATAACGCCCGGCAGCCGATCGGGGCCTGGACCGACCTGATCGAGGACGATCACGGCTTGGCGGGCAAAGGCGAACTTCTGATCGACGAGGTGGCGCTGGCGAAAGAGGCGCACGCCCTGATGAAGCGCCGGATCGTGACCGGCCTGTCGATCGGCTATTGGGTTCGCGAGAGCAGCTACGACGAAAAGACGGGCATCCGCACGCTCACCAAGCTGGACCTCGTCGAAATCAGTCTCGTCACCTTCCCCGCCAATGATGACGCTCGCGTCGAGGCGGTGAAGTTCAAGCTCGCCCACGGCGAACTGCCCACGGATCGAGAAATGGAGAAGTACCTGCGGGAGGCAGGCTTCTCGAAAACGCGCGCCGCCGGCCTCGTCAGCCACGGTCTCGCGGAACTGCGTCGGAGGGAGTCCGATCGCGAAACGACGATCACACCGGCCCTGAAAAGCCTTTCGGACACCCTGGCCAGCTTCAAGCTGTAA
- a CDS encoding phage major capsid protein: protein MNMMTSAAAMAAGATPLVRAPVPEFGRKDGGEPDAKSIEQLQKQLSETLGEVKEFAKEFRAKDREGTKVDTETKEKADKALSELTGLRGEITELSQKLAQGRRGGDDAPELKSLGHEVANHDDVKSYVEGGCKGTIGFSVKAVTSASGSAGNLIRPDRQSDIVTMPRMGLRVRDLLTPGRTEGNSIEYAYQTVRTNNAAGTAEGAQKPESNYGWDVAQSPVKTIAHWVPASRQAMDDVPQLESLIDGELRWGLDDAEDAELLLGDGTGQHLNGLYTQATAYAAPSGVTVSGETRIDRLRLAILQVELADYAPDGIVLHPTAWAGIELTKDAAFGYIFANPQGVAGPVLWGRPVVSTKRIGAGNYLTGAFKLAGQIFDRMDTEVRISDQDRDNFIKNMLTIRAEKRLALVVRRPAALVKGNFTGL, encoded by the coding sequence ATGAACATGATGACTTCCGCTGCGGCCATGGCCGCCGGCGCGACCCCGCTCGTCCGCGCGCCCGTTCCTGAGTTCGGCCGCAAGGATGGTGGCGAGCCGGACGCCAAGTCGATCGAGCAGCTTCAAAAGCAGCTCAGCGAGACGCTCGGCGAGGTGAAGGAGTTCGCCAAGGAGTTCCGCGCCAAGGATCGCGAGGGCACCAAGGTCGACACCGAGACCAAGGAGAAGGCGGACAAGGCGCTTTCCGAACTGACCGGCCTGCGGGGCGAGATCACCGAGCTTTCGCAGAAGCTGGCGCAGGGCCGCCGAGGCGGCGACGACGCGCCCGAACTGAAGTCGCTCGGTCACGAGGTCGCCAATCATGACGACGTGAAGTCGTATGTCGAGGGCGGCTGCAAGGGCACGATCGGCTTCTCGGTCAAGGCCGTGACCAGTGCCTCGGGTTCGGCCGGCAACCTCATCCGCCCCGATCGCCAGAGCGACATCGTCACCATGCCGCGCATGGGGCTGCGCGTGCGCGATCTGCTGACCCCCGGCCGCACCGAGGGCAACTCGATCGAGTATGCCTACCAGACCGTCCGCACCAACAACGCGGCCGGCACGGCGGAGGGCGCGCAGAAGCCCGAGAGCAACTACGGCTGGGATGTCGCCCAGTCGCCCGTCAAGACGATCGCGCACTGGGTGCCGGCGTCGCGGCAGGCGATGGACGATGTCCCGCAGTTGGAAAGCCTGATCGACGGCGAACTCCGCTGGGGCCTCGACGATGCCGAGGACGCCGAACTGCTGCTGGGCGACGGCACCGGCCAGCACCTTAACGGCCTCTATACCCAGGCGACCGCCTATGCGGCTCCCTCGGGTGTCACGGTCTCGGGCGAGACCCGCATCGATCGCCTGCGGCTGGCCATCCTTCAGGTCGAGCTTGCCGACTATGCGCCGGACGGCATCGTGCTTCACCCGACCGCCTGGGCCGGCATCGAACTGACCAAGGATGCGGCGTTCGGCTACATCTTCGCCAACCCCCAAGGCGTCGCCGGGCCGGTGCTGTGGGGTCGCCCGGTCGTGTCGACCAAGCGGATCGGCGCGGGCAACTATCTGACGGGCGCCTTCAAGCTCGCCGGCCAGATCTTCGACCGGATGGATACCGAGGTCCGCATCTCCGATCAGGACCGCGACAACTTCATCAAGAACATGCTCACGATCCGCGCGGAAAAGCGGCTGGCGCTCGTCGTCCGCCGCCCGGCCGCGCTCGTGAAGGGCAACTTCACCGGCCTTTAA
- a CDS encoding head-tail adaptor protein produces the protein MAMIPRARLNRRVRFEAKARPGGRGKAGQETWTPVAILWAELQDALPSRGERLAEGLTIATRPSRLRLDYRAGLTSDMRVLLLRKDGADYVVDRTMAIVAGPAELGERDAIEFMVADYSTSGTGA, from the coding sequence ATGGCGATGATTCCCCGCGCGCGGCTCAACCGCCGCGTCCGCTTTGAGGCAAAGGCACGCCCTGGCGGCCGAGGGAAGGCCGGGCAGGAAACGTGGACACCTGTCGCGATCCTCTGGGCCGAGCTTCAGGATGCGCTGCCCAGTCGCGGCGAACGCCTCGCCGAGGGCCTGACCATCGCAACCCGCCCCTCCCGCTTGCGGCTCGACTATCGCGCCGGCCTCACCTCGGACATGCGCGTCCTGCTGCTGCGCAAGGATGGCGCCGATTATGTGGTGGATCGAACCATGGCGATCGTCGCCGGCCCGGCCGAACTCGGCGAGCGCGACGCGATCGAGTTCATGGTCGCCGACTATTCGACCAGCGGCACCGGCGCATGA
- a CDS encoding HK97 gp10 family phage protein codes for MTSADKVLAGVHAFLGNMIQNLEPKVLRGALKEGAEVIAAGARENCRSDEVRATIKTSSRAEPGIVVAKVQTKGPGAYMAPWLEHGTDPHFISVDDSQSGGMTVRRINRTTKEALMIGGAFVGTTVFHPGAKPYPFMRPAADTRADMAIEAVAGHITKHLTKEGLAGPAPAAEPDE; via the coding sequence ATGACATCCGCCGACAAGGTTCTGGCGGGTGTTCACGCCTTCCTCGGCAATATGATCCAGAACCTTGAGCCGAAGGTGCTGCGCGGCGCGCTGAAGGAGGGGGCCGAGGTCATCGCGGCCGGCGCGCGCGAGAACTGCCGATCGGACGAGGTGCGCGCCACCATCAAGACCAGCAGCCGTGCCGAACCCGGCATCGTGGTCGCCAAGGTGCAGACCAAGGGGCCGGGCGCCTACATGGCCCCTTGGCTGGAGCATGGCACCGATCCGCACTTCATCAGCGTGGATGACAGCCAGAGCGGCGGGATGACCGTGCGCCGGATCAATCGCACGACCAAGGAGGCGCTGATGATCGGCGGCGCTTTCGTGGGCACGACCGTATTCCACCCCGGCGCCAAGCCCTATCCGTTCATGCGCCCCGCCGCCGACACGCGCGCCGACATGGCGATCGAGGCCGTCGCCGGCCACATCACGAAGCATCTCACCAAGGAGGGGCTGGCCGGCCCCGCCCCCGCCGCCGAGCCGGACGAATGA
- the gp17 gene encoding tail completion protein gp17, whose translation MSAVEIIGAVLAADAAFVAAVPEGQFDYWDLPQGTPLPSVLLTEISRVEPPALSGKTLGPVIERIQATVRANSGEERKAILDLIRDACRGRTGTIAGCLNVAVLLAGDGPQFKDADAAIYIGSTDLRVSFIKPA comes from the coding sequence ATGAGCGCGGTCGAGATCATCGGTGCGGTGCTGGCGGCGGACGCTGCATTCGTCGCCGCCGTGCCGGAAGGCCAGTTCGACTATTGGGATTTGCCGCAGGGCACGCCCCTGCCGTCGGTGTTGCTCACGGAGATCAGCCGCGTCGAGCCGCCGGCGCTGTCGGGAAAGACGTTGGGGCCGGTCATCGAGCGCATTCAGGCGACGGTGCGGGCGAATAGCGGCGAGGAACGCAAGGCCATCCTCGACCTGATCCGGGACGCCTGTCGCGGGCGCACCGGGACGATCGCCGGGTGTCTCAACGTCGCGGTGCTGCTTGCGGGCGACGGACCCCAGTTCAAGGACGCCGACGCCGCCATCTATATCGGCAGCACCGACCTGCGCGTCAGCTTCATCAAGCCCGCCTGA
- a CDS encoding phage tail assembly chaperone, with translation MGKFLDEAARELILHVRQVAWLTALPRHKLSTGEEIRQPARAEAYKTGGTEPPLPPKGDVAHVFDWFMELGQIEVTGMGRAALSWREIDAWASRTFTPMTAWEARLLRRLSVAFLAESGAAESPYHPAPWVERITSQAARDAAERQLRSVLG, from the coding sequence TTGGGGAAATTTCTCGACGAAGCCGCCCGCGAGCTGATCCTCCACGTCCGGCAGGTTGCCTGGCTGACCGCGCTGCCTCGACACAAGCTGTCGACCGGCGAGGAGATCAGGCAACCTGCTCGGGCGGAAGCCTACAAGACCGGCGGGACCGAGCCGCCCCTCCCACCCAAGGGCGATGTGGCCCACGTCTTCGACTGGTTCATGGAACTCGGCCAGATCGAGGTGACGGGGATGGGGCGCGCGGCCTTGTCGTGGCGTGAAATCGACGCCTGGGCATCGCGGACCTTCACCCCCATGACGGCATGGGAGGCGAGATTGCTCCGCCGGCTGTCCGTGGCGTTTCTGGCCGAAAGTGGCGCGGCCGAAAGCCCCTACCATCCCGCGCCGTGGGTCGAGCGCATCACCAGCCAGGCGGCGCGGGATGCGGCCGAGCGCCAGTTGCGATCGGTGCTGGGCTGA